Below is a window of Ananas comosus cultivar F153 linkage group 9, ASM154086v1, whole genome shotgun sequence DNA.
TCATAAATATACAACAATATACTAAAATATGAACTCAAAGCTTTGTAAAAAAGAACAATTATTTCGCGTTACTCCTCAATTATCgcgtttggaaaaaaaattatatacgtGTCGCCCGTTAATCCCGTTAATTTGATTAGTTATTCCATGCACGTGACACTCTAACCAATCcctattaaaagaaataaataaaatggttGGAGACAAAGAAGCTTTGGAGAGCACATGCTATGTCGATGTGTTAAGGGCTAAAATCACTGCGTGATATCGTGTGTTAGATTTTTCTCATTCACTTTTGGAGTCAAAAAGAGGAAACCAATGCAGTTATTGTATCATACGAGCATGGCCAAGAGAGAAAAAGTtccattcaaaaaaataaaaaacaaaaggtATAGTGTAAGAACCTTCACATGGTGGTGTCGATGCTTTTTTATTTGCTTAGTAAACGATGTACTTAGTGCATCATACGATTGTAGTTCTAAAAACTCTacgataaaaattttaatatttccaTATTTTGGACTCctgtttgttcttttttttttttttacaaattatgtAAATAATGTTTTAGTTTCAAGATAGTAATTAACAAATATTGAAAGCTTTTCAGCTCTTGGGATGTGGTCAAGGgattcatacataatttattcAACACAATTACACTTCACAAGGTGCTTAAAGTGTTTACCTTTTGGAAATATGGATTGTTTAACCCTTGATCTTAGTGCATGATTCTTGTGATCTGAACCTTATTTCAGAAACTATTACTTCTTTATTTGGCTTCTGTCACTTCCCCCAGGGTGGTAAGCTAACTTTTGCATGCAGTTAGAGAAGGAATagaaaaatagaacatattTGGGGCTTTGTGATCATTTTATGTTGGACAAAATGATTAGACTTGCTATGATTCAAAAGGAGAGGAATGGTGAAGATGATTCAAACTCTGCTCTAGCCATATGGTTTAGAATCCCTTATATAAATACTTTATTATAATACTTCTTAGATTCTGATACTTGAAGATGTATTTTGAGAAACTTAATAGAACTTCAATGTGTACTaatataaaccaaaaaaaaaaaaaaaatcctaacaaaGAGTCATATTTGAGACAGATCTATAAAGTGTAGAATTGACAGAATTTAAGCCAAAgacaaatatatttaatttgattagttCTCCTAAATTTAGTTGACAATTCACGAAACTTAAGACCTCTTTTAGCATCAGTTACAATTAACTAACACGTACTCTTCAGCTCTATTAATTAACTAGAAAAGTCTCCGGAGTAGTTAAAATTAACAACATCATCattagatttaataaaatactgaacttaattttgtaaatttagaaTGTTGTGTGTCGAAATATAAATGATTAAGGGGTCTCTGTGCATGTTTACCCAGTTTCTGATGTACAAAGAGAGCCAAAGAGGTGTCACTACTGCATCAAAGACTCTTCTCTATTCAAAAACCAAAACATGACCAACTTATTACAcatcctccccctcctcctcctcctcctactatTCTCCTCACTCTCCACCCTCTCCACCCTCGCCATGGCCACCACACCACCCCATCAAAACCCCTACAACCCCTTCTCCTTGGAGACCCCCTCACAGTTGGTGGACTTGGCCTACCACATGGGCCCGGTCGTCGCGGCGTCTCCGACCAACCTCTACCTCATCTGGTACGGCCGCTGGGACGCCCCCTCCCAGTCCATCATCCGCGACTTCCTCCTCTCGCTCTCCGACGCCGACGGCAAGAATTCGTCTTCTCCGCCTCCCGCCGTCGCCTCCCCCTCGGTCGCCGACTGGTGGCGCTCCACCGCCTGCCTCTACACCGACCAGACCAGCGCCAACATCACGTCCGGCTTCACTCTCGCGCAGGAGTACCGCGACGCCGCCTACTCCCACGGCACGTCGCTCTCCCGCCTCTCCGTCCAGTCCGTCATCCGCTCTGCCGTCACCGGTTGTGAACTCGTAACTTTTCACTCTATTTTGATACAATAGTTTAGGCTGATAGATAACAATGTGCTGTCACTGGCACTGTCAATTACTCTAGAAGCTGAAACTGATAGACGTCAGTATCGTAGACTCGTAATATTTCGTTCTATTCTGATATAACAGTTAAAGCTGACAGAAAATAATAACAGATGTCGGTACGATATGACAGCTTATGCTCatagagaatggtgttttaaGCTTATACTCAAACTCTATAATACAGGATATCCGGAACGGCTGCCTCTCGATCCCTACAATGGTCTCTACCTAGTATTGACGTCGCCGGACGTCCGCGTCGAGGACTTTTGCAGAGAAGTGTGTGGCTTCCACTACTTCACATTCTCCGCCATCGTCGGGGTCACCGTGCCATTCGCGTGGGTCGGACACAGCGGAGTGCAGTGCCCGGGGATGTGCGCGTTCCCGTTTGCGCTACCGGAGTACATCGGCGGCGGGGAGAGGAACGGAACGGCGGCCAGTAATAACTTACGCGCGCTGGGTGTGCCCAACGGAGACGTCGGAGTGGACGGCATGATCAGCGTGATCGGGCACGAGCTGGCGGAGATGGCGAGCAACCCGCTGATCAACGCATGGTACGTGGGCGACGACCCCGCGGCGCCGACGGAGATCGCCGACTTGTGCGTGGGGGTGTATGGGACCGGAGGGGGAGGGGGTTATGTGGGGAGTGTGTACAAGGGAGAGCAAGGGGAGGGGTATAATTTGAATGGGGTGAATGGGAGGAGGTTTCTGGTGCAGTGGCTGTGGAATCCTGTGAGGAAGAGTTGCTTTGGACCAAATGCTCTCAACTGAGACTGGAGTTTTGATACATTGGTTCTCACTGGTTGAGAACAAAAGCAGTTGATGGTCTcctctggtttttttttttcccttctttttttttttctatatatttttatatggaTTGTCGCTACTGTGACAAATTAGTCAAAATCAAAGGGCTGCAACAATTTTTTAGGTCTTATTTTGtgtcttaattttatttttttttttcaaacacaaATTCAcgttttatatctttttttctcaaatataattTGTGCTATCAAGTGTATGTGTGGAGGGATGACAAAATTTTGCATTCCGCACGTTTTTATagcaataaaaaacaaaaatccaatGGTGGCTTTACAGCACAAATTATAAGCTAACCGATCATGACAAGAATAAGAAAGTCGATAGTAAAAACCTTGGTTCCAACCATGGCAATTGACAAGTACTGTTTTCAAGCTTGATTTTTTACAGAAATTAGTGTACCACAACATTAACCCACTTTAAACCCTGCATTAACCCGCCTTAAACCCTGTATACCCAACTTTGATTTGGTGCATACAACAGCATCAACATAATCAAGCAGGTTAGAGtaacatatttgaaatttagattgACAAACCTTGCAATAAGATGACAACTATggataaattatacaaaaactGTATGGACAGGGAGGACTTTACAATCTATATATAGACTCCTAGCCAAACTAGGCTCATCCGACATCGCGTTGAGTTCCTACCACCAAAGAAGAGTTGGGAGCGCCAGAAGGCGAGAAACTTCACAAACTGGCCGACAAAATACTTGCTGAGATCTTCAGGCCAAGTCATTAAGTTGTCAGAAGTCTGCGAGTTCATAAACCAGTTACGAATAGGCAGACCTAGCAACTCATGTTAAATGTATGAAAAGACATTAGTTATTTTGTACATACCGCTGGATTTGGGAAGTTAAGGCTCTTTCCAGAAAATCCGAAACCGGCTACTTTCAGGCCACTGAAAATTACGAGCAGCATTGTACTGCGACAAATCGAAGGAGATGGTTTCTACCTGCCAGCAATCAAAGCAAACAAGAAATGAGAAGAATAAGACAATTTTATTGCATAATCAGAAGAAATATGCGGGTTGCAGTATAAACCGACCCCATACGGAAAGCTTTCCTGCGTCCCGCTAGGAGGTAGTGCCCACCCCTCATGGAGTTGTTCATGTTGCACCTATTCATAGCAAGTTCCATGTGAAATGACTCATAAATAATTGATAAAATGGAGAGAACAAGATTATAAATATCTTACATGGGCGTCATTATTCATAGTAGTATCATTATTCCTCGGGTTCAAGTTGCTTGAAgtgtttctcctctttctttcgGAAGTCGTCTTATTCTTATTCAGAGGGTTAAGAACAGCTCCCCTCAGACCAGTGGGTTTCTTCTTCCGCGAGCGACCTTTTGAATGTGCTTGTGAAGGTTCCCAACCCTTGGTATTTACAATGGCAGGTGGTCGATCATCCGCAAAATCCTCATTGATTGGATTATAGGAATAACCTGTTGATCCAATCTCACTGTTAATTCTCTGATCTCGCAATGACTTCTCGAATGCTATTACCTTATCTTTAACCTCCTTCATCATCGATAAAGCATACTCCTTAGAACCAAGGTTAGTGGCTCCGATTTCCACGATTTCCAGAAAATATCGATGGGTATGCCTATACAGATCGTCAAAGCTTCCCAGTTCCTGAGTAGGCGCTACGAAAGGTGAAGCAATAGATGCTTGTAAGCGCTTAAAATCGTTCCGCCAACGAGTGATAATGTATTTTGATGGAATTAACATCACAAGCTCTTGTCTCAATACAGACAGAGCATGCCTGCACAAAATACCTCTGTGCTGGAATGACCTGCAAATGCACCATATATCATCCTCGACATTGTCATAGGCCACTCGGTAATCAATCTTCTTTCCATTTACAAACTCTGTGACTACATACGAAACTACAGAACCGCTTCTATTGAGTACATTACTGCTAACTTGGAATAAATGCTTTACTTCGCACTGGAACTTTTCAAAGATGCTTACCGTATAAACTCGTGAGACTTGCTCCTCAAAAGGAAAACCGGTTAGTAACTGTGGCCTCATTTGAATTGAACGAAATTCTTCATAAGCTTCTTTCTCAAATATACTTTTAATACCATCATCATACCGTTCAAGAAACATTTGCAATGAAGTTTTGCTTGTCGACCATCCATCGGAAACGCTACTAATGCTGTCACCTCTCTCAGTGATAGACATGCCTGCCCAGAATGTATCCTTCACAAACACGGGCGCCCAATGCTCcctaatttcatataaattggAGAACCATTCATTACCTTCGAGCTTGAATTGCCCGATCATTTCTTGccattctttttcaaaatcaGGAATTAACAGTGAATCATAAACCACACGTTGGAATTTGAGACCTATTGCCTCCATCTCTTCCACTCCCCTTAACTTCTCAGGAAGCGCTTTCAAAATGCTCCAAAGGCAAAACCTATGCTGCACATGGGGAAAAACCTTTCTAATAGCTGTAACTATGTTCCGACAATGATCAGTTATTATCGCATTTGGTGGTCTATCATTCATGcatcttaaaaatttattaaaaagccACGTATAGGTTTGGAAAGTTCTATCCGTAACCAGACCACAGGCCAATAACACCTCCTGACCATGGTGGTTCACTCCAGTAAATGTGATAAACAACACGTTGCTCAGATCTGTGAAGTTTGCCACGCTAACTTTGACGACGTCTCCATAGTAACTATATGAACCTCTAGATCGAGCATCGGCCCAAAAAACATTTCTAAGCTGGCCTTCTTCATTCATATCCAAACTGTAAAAGAAATATGGATTTTGATCTTGCATTTTGTCGAAGTAACTTAAAAGGACTTCTAAATCCCCTTCCTCAAGCtctaattttctaatatttcCTATCTCAATTCTGGAATCTCTTTGAGTAGATGAACCTTGAACAGACACGGCATCAACAGAGTTGCTTGGAGGAGCATCCTTGCTGTCTCCAATCAGGAGCTgcttttttccaaaaaaaggaGACTTCTTAAAACAATTCATGAACTTAACAATGTTAGGCTCAAGTGGATGGTTGTGCTCCAATTCAACAACAACCACCTCCCAACGGTTTTGAAAATGATGATCTTTAATGATCATTTTAGCTTTGCAACCAGTCTTGCTTGCTTGTTTTCTTGGAGGTCTGGTAATCTCTTTTTTGACCCTAGACTTACCTCCCTTGTGACATATAAATGTAGTACGGTATACATACCCTTCAATTGTATTATTTGACCTTCTAACTATTCCAAACCCTGTGCGATAGGCATATCCCATATAAAACTGTAAAGCTTCTTCCTCAGACCCAAATACCATACCCAACTTTGGTATAAGTTCGGTATCACTATTAGCTGGATTATTCTTGCCGCTTCCTACTTGGCACTGGATTTCGTCTCCAATGTGCTCTGTTTCTGAGTCTTCTTTCGAGGATTCGGAAGATTGGTCTTCCATTGGTTTACGACAAGCAAATTTAACCTACGTTACAATAAGCTTGTATTAGCCATTAACCACGGGTAAATGTACATACAATTGAATGTAAGAAAGATTGATACATGAAACTTCTTAAATATTAGTTTAGCCATTACAATGAATTATGAAAGTGTTTCAAAAGTTGTTGTACAGGGCGAAAATTAAAAGGCTGAATGCAGGCAAATACACCATATCCTATTTACCAAAAACTTTAATAGATTTATGAAGTTTATTAATGAATTACAAAGAGATTACAGCAGTATCACA
It encodes the following:
- the LOC109715546 gene encoding protein FAR1-RELATED SEQUENCE 6-like isoform X1; this encodes MRIACCMLVHYCLLCTHVKFACRKPMEDQSSESSKEDSETEHIGDEIQCQVGSGKNNPANSDTELIPKLGMVFGSEEEALQFYMGYAYRTGFGIVRRSNNTIEGYVYRTTFICHKGGKSRVKKEITRPPRKQASKTGCKAKMIIKDHHFQNRWEVVVVELEHNHPLEPNIVKFMNCFKKSPFFGKKQLLIGDSKDAPPSNSVDAVSVQGSSTQRDSRIEIGNIRKLELEEGDLEVLLSYFDKMQDQNPYFFYSLDMNEEGQLRNVFWADARSRGSYSYYGDVVKVSVANFTDLSNVLFITFTGVNHHGQEVLLACGLVTDRTFQTYTWLFNKFLRCMNDRPPNAIITDHCRNIVTAIRKVFPHVQHRFCLWSILKALPEKLRGVEEMEAIGLKFQRVVYDSLLIPDFEKEWQEMIGQFKLEGNEWFSNLYEIREHWAPVFVKDTFWAGMSITERGDSISSVSDGWSTSKTSLQMFLERYDDGIKSIFEKEAYEEFRSIQMRPQLLTGFPFEEQVSRVYTVSIFEKFQCEVKHLFQVSSNVLNRSGSVVSYVVTEFVNGKKIDYRVAYDNVEDDIWCICRSFQHRGILCRHALSVLRQELVMLIPSKYIITRWRNDFKRLQASIASPFVAPTQELGSFDDLYRHTHRYFLEIVEIGATNLGSKEYALSMMKEVKDKVIAFEKSLRDQRINSEIGSTGYSYNPINEDFADDRPPAIVNTKGWEPSQAHSKGRSRKKKPTGLRGAVLNPLNKNKTTSERKRRNTSSNLNPRNNDTTMNNDAHVQHEQLHEGWALPPSGTQESFPYGVETISFDLSQYNAARNFQWPESSRFRIFWKEP
- the LOC109715546 gene encoding protein FAR1-RELATED SEQUENCE 6-like isoform X2; its protein translation is MEDQSSESSKEDSETEHIGDEIQCQVGSGKNNPANSDTELIPKLGMVFGSEEEALQFYMGYAYRTGFGIVRRSNNTIEGYVYRTTFICHKGGKSRVKKEITRPPRKQASKTGCKAKMIIKDHHFQNRWEVVVVELEHNHPLEPNIVKFMNCFKKSPFFGKKQLLIGDSKDAPPSNSVDAVSVQGSSTQRDSRIEIGNIRKLELEEGDLEVLLSYFDKMQDQNPYFFYSLDMNEEGQLRNVFWADARSRGSYSYYGDVVKVSVANFTDLSNVLFITFTGVNHHGQEVLLACGLVTDRTFQTYTWLFNKFLRCMNDRPPNAIITDHCRNIVTAIRKVFPHVQHRFCLWSILKALPEKLRGVEEMEAIGLKFQRVVYDSLLIPDFEKEWQEMIGQFKLEGNEWFSNLYEIREHWAPVFVKDTFWAGMSITERGDSISSVSDGWSTSKTSLQMFLERYDDGIKSIFEKEAYEEFRSIQMRPQLLTGFPFEEQVSRVYTVSIFEKFQCEVKHLFQVSSNVLNRSGSVVSYVVTEFVNGKKIDYRVAYDNVEDDIWCICRSFQHRGILCRHALSVLRQELVMLIPSKYIITRWRNDFKRLQASIASPFVAPTQELGSFDDLYRHTHRYFLEIVEIGATNLGSKEYALSMMKEVKDKVIAFEKSLRDQRINSEIGSTGYSYNPINEDFADDRPPAIVNTKGWEPSQAHSKGRSRKKKPTGLRGAVLNPLNKNKTTSERKRRNTSSNLNPRNNDTTMNNDAHVQHEQLHEGWALPPSGTQESFPYGVETISFDLSQYNAARNFQWPESSRFRIFWKEP
- the LOC109715696 gene encoding protein EXORDIUM-like 7 translates to MTNLLHILPLLLLLLLFSSLSTLSTLAMATTPPHQNPYNPFSLETPSQLVDLAYHMGPVVAASPTNLYLIWYGRWDAPSQSIIRDFLLSLSDADGKNSSSPPPAVASPSVADWWRSTACLYTDQTSANITSGFTLAQEYRDAAYSHGTSLSRLSVQSVIRSAVTGYPERLPLDPYNGLYLVLTSPDVRVEDFCREVCGFHYFTFSAIVGVTVPFAWVGHSGVQCPGMCAFPFALPEYIGGGERNGTAASNNLRALGVPNGDVGVDGMISVIGHELAEMASNPLINAWYVGDDPAAPTEIADLCVGVYGTGGGGGYVGSVYKGEQGEGYNLNGVNGRRFLVQWLWNPVRKSCFGPNALN